CGGGATTTGGTAAAGCTTTGTGGACAATCAGCCCAAAATTCAAAATGTAATCTGACTGAGACGGCAATCTTTGAGGTGATGACATATCCAGTTCAATCACTATTGGAATGGGAATTTACCGATATACTTGTGCCGATTAACCGCTTCCATCGTTATAACATTCGACATTTGCCCCTAGTAAACGATCTCAGTGAAGTCGTTGGGTTACTCACCCATGAGAGTTTGCGACAGTTGTTGCGACCCGTCGATATGCTGCGCTTGCGTCAGGTTAGAGAGATAATGATTACCGATGTAGTATATGCAAGTCTTACAGCTTCAGTCTCAAAAATTGCGAACTTGATGTTAGAACAGAAGGTTAGCTCGGTAGTAGTTGTCTCAGAGTGTGATGGTGGTTTATGTCCTGTAGGCATTGTTACTGAAGGCGATATCGTGCAGTATCTTGCTTTAGAGTTAGATCTAGTAAAAACATCTGTAGATGTAGTCATGAGCTTCCCTGTGGAGACAGTCAGTCGAGATGAGACATTGTGGACAGTGCGGGAGACTATGCAAGAGCGGATGATTAATCATTTAATAGTTACAAATATCGATGGACAAATGGAGGGAATCATTGGTCAAAGCGATCTGCTCAGGACATTACAACCAACTGAAATTTATAAATTAGTCTCTGTTCTAGAAACAAAAATGTCCCGACTAGAGCAAGAAAAACTTGAAATACTCCAAAATCAAAATAAGTTACTAGAGAGTCAAGTGCAAGAAAGGACATCGGCACTAGCTGATAGTAATAATATGTTTCGTCAATTTGCTGACCATAATCGGGCTGTGATTGTCATTCGTGAAGCTCGCTCCAACAAGGTTCTGTATGTGAGTCCTAGATATTCAGAGATATGGGGGCAACCAAGTGAGAATTTATATCAAAATCCTGATATATGGATGCAGTCGATTCATCCTGAAGATATAGATAGAATTAATCAAGCTCATGTCTTAACTGCTAATAGTGGAGCCTTTAGTGAAGAGTATCGAATTGTGCGTCCTGATGGAGAAGTTCGATGGATATGGGGACGCTGCTTCTCTTTAAAAAATGCCCAAGGGAACATTGAGCAAATTGCGGCTGTAGCCGAAGACATCAGCGATCGCAAGATTTCAGCCATAGCTTTACAACAGAGTGAACAACGCTTAAGAGCTAGTGAATCTCTTTTAAGTGCGATGTTTGAACGCTCAGTTGTAGGTATGGCGATTACTGATGCTCATGGTAGATTTGTGCGGGCTAATCCTTTCTATCAACAAATGGTTGGCTATTCTGAGCAAGAACTACAGTTAATGCGATTTACTGATAATATGCTGCCTGAAGAGATCGAAGATAATTTGAGGTTGCGTACTCAAGTCTTATCTGGAGAAAGTGAAGGCTATCAAATGGAAAAGCGTCTTTTACATCGAGATGGAAAGATGCTTTGGGTAAGGACAACTAGTTCTAAAATATTAGATGAAGTTGGTCAGCCACCACTTTTTGTTGGTGTCATCGAAGATATTAGCGATCGCAAACAAGCTGAAGAATCTTTGAAAAGTGCGGAAGTCGAACGCCAAGAAGCGATCGAAGCTCTCTATCAACTCAATCAGCAATTAGAGTCTAGGGTTGAGCAACGTACTCAAGAACTTCAGTTTGCCAATCAACAATTAATAGAAACCAATGCTGAGCTAGCGAGAGCAACCAAGCTTAAGGATGAGTTTCTTGCCAATATGAGTCATGAACTTCGTACACCGCTCAATGCGGTTTTGGGAATGTCTGAAGGTTTGATGACTGGAGTATTTGGAGATCTCAATGAACGACAGATGCGATCGCTATCTCTAATTGAAAGTAGTGGTCGGCATCTATTGGCTTTAATTAATGACATTTTGGATGTTGCCAAAATTGGTGCAGGGAAATTAGATCTGGAACTTAGCT
This genomic stretch from Pseudanabaena galeata CCNP1313 harbors:
- a CDS encoding PAS domain S-box protein, with the protein product MYANSQEVSLEQAIIRSPLTISASATIADAIALMSVGSQTCDLLCEIDSETNLQLAHAQNSCILVTEEKKLIGILTERDLVKLCGQSAQNSKCNLTETAIFEVMTYPVQSLLEWEFTDILVPINRFHRYNIRHLPLVNDLSEVVGLLTHESLRQLLRPVDMLRLRQVREIMITDVVYASLTASVSKIANLMLEQKVSSVVVVSECDGGLCPVGIVTEGDIVQYLALELDLVKTSVDVVMSFPVETVSRDETLWTVRETMQERMINHLIVTNIDGQMEGIIGQSDLLRTLQPTEIYKLVSVLETKMSRLEQEKLEILQNQNKLLESQVQERTSALADSNNMFRQFADHNRAVIVIREARSNKVLYVSPRYSEIWGQPSENLYQNPDIWMQSIHPEDIDRINQAHVLTANSGAFSEEYRIVRPDGEVRWIWGRCFSLKNAQGNIEQIAAVAEDISDRKISAIALQQSEQRLRASESLLSAMFERSVVGMAITDAHGRFVRANPFYQQMVGYSEQELQLMRFTDNMLPEEIEDNLRLRTQVLSGESEGYQMEKRLLHRDGKMLWVRTTSSKILDEVGQPPLFVGVIEDISDRKQAEESLKSAEVERQEAIEALYQLNQQLESRVEQRTQELQFANQQLIETNAELARATKLKDEFLANMSHELRTPLNAVLGMSEGLMTGVFGDLNERQMRSLSLIESSGRHLLALINDILDVAKIGAGKLDLELSSVEVEYLCKSSLNFVKQVANQKNIQLKLAIAPNIQSIIVDERRMRQSLINLLSNAVKFTPKNGMVSLEVKLQKIEALELITECAYALVFSIIDTGIGISPTDISKLFQAFVQIDSSLNRQYAGTGLGLTLVKQIAELHGGSVRVASQVGKGSCFSIVLPHRESINVESPDLADNHRCDSNLDSSLDNDLDNSLSVDALILLADDNPSNIETFSNYLTSRGYRLIFANNGQEAINMIIDQSPDLVLMDIQMPVLDGIGAIAQIRANPNINHIPIVALTALAMAGDREKCLAVGANEYLTKPVKLSYLVKIIQQQLQKKLNY